The Procambarus clarkii isolate CNS0578487 chromosome 76, FALCON_Pclarkii_2.0, whole genome shotgun sequence genome includes a window with the following:
- the LOC138357175 gene encoding uncharacterized protein, whose amino-acid sequence MYNHTRPCTTTPAPCTPTPAPVRPHPPPVRPHPPPVRPHPPMYDHTFPLYAHTPPKYAHTRPSTPTPALYVHTRAHVRPHPAHVRPRTTTPAHVRPHPPVYDHTLPCTTTPARVRPHPPMYDHTRPCTPTPAPVRPHPLLYDHTRPCTTTPAHVRPHPPVYTHTRPCTPTPAHVRPHPPVYDHTRPCTPTPAPVRPHLPMYDHTRPCTTTPARVRPHPPMYAHTRPCTPTPAPVRPHPLLYDHTRPCTTTPAHVRPHPPMYDHTRPCTPTPAHVRPHPPMFANTRPCTTTPSPVRPHPPLYDHTRRCTPTPAPVRPHPPMDAHTCPNTTTRPFTTTPAPCTTTPAHVRPHPPMYDHTRPCTTIPAPVRPHPPLYTHTPPMYDHTPPLYKHTPPMYDHTPPMYDHTPPLYDHTRPCTTTPASVRPHPPLYDHTRPCTTTPAPVRPHLPMYDHTRPCTTTPAPVRPHLPMYDHTRPCTTTPAHVRPHPPLPLYAHTCPCTPTPAPVRLHPP is encoded by the coding sequence ATGTACAACCACACCCGCCCATGTACAACCACACCCGCCCCCTGtacgcccacacccgcccctgtacgcccacacccgccccctgtacgcccacacccgccccctgtACGCCCACACCCGCCCATGTACGACCACACCTTCCCCCTGTACGCCCACACCCCGCCCAAGTACGCCCACACCCGCCCTAGTACGCCCACACCCGCCCTGTACGTCCATACCCGCGCCCATGTACGCCCACACCCTGCTCATGTACGCCCACGTACGACCACACCCGCCCATGTACGCCCACACCCGCCCGTGTACGACCACACCCTCCCATGTACGACCACACCCGCCCGTGTACGCCCACACCCGCCCATGTACGACCACACCCGCCCCTGTACGCCCACACCCGCTCCTGTACGACCACACCCGCTCCTGTACGACCACACCCGCCCGTGTACGACCACACCCGCCCATGTACGACCACACCCGCCCGTGTACACCCACACCCGCCCATGTACGCCCACACCCGCCCATGTACGCCCACACCCGCCCGTGTACGACCACACCCGCCCATGTACGCCCACACCCGCGCCTGTACGACCACACCTGCCCATGTACGACCACACCCGCCCGTGTACGACCACACCCGCCCGTGTACGCCCACACCCGCCAATGtacgcccacacccgcccctgtacGCCCACACCCGCTCCTGTACGACCACACCCGCTCCTGTACGACCACACCCGCCCGTGTACGACCACACCCGCCCATGTACGACCACACCCGCCCATGTACGACCACACCCGCCCGTGTACGCCCACACCCGCCCATGTACGCCCACACCCGCCCATGTTCGCCAACACCCGCCCATGTACGACCACACCCTCCCCTGTACGACCACACCCTCCCCTGTACGACCACACCCGCCGTTGtacgcccacacccgcccctgtacGACCACACCCGCCCATGGACGCCCACACCTGCCCAAATACGACCACCCGCCCATTTACGACCACACCCGCCCCCTGTACGACCACACCCGCCCATGTACGACCACACCCGCCCATGTACGACCACACCCGCCCATGTACGACCATACCCGCCCCTGTACGACCACACCCACCCCTGTACACCCACACCCCGCCCATGTACGACCACACCCCGCCCCTGTACAAGCACACCCCGCCTATGTACGACCACACCCCGCCTATGTACGACCACACCCCGCCCCTGTACGACCACACCCGCCCTTGTACGACCACACCCGCCTCTGTACGACCACACCCGCCCCTGTACGACCACACCCGCCCCTGTACGACCACACCCGCCCCTGTACGACCACACCTGCCCATGTACGACCACACCCGCCCCTGTACGACCACACCCGCCCCTGTACGACCACACCTGCCCATGTACGACCACACCCGCCCCTGTACGACCACACCCGCCCATGTACGACCACACCCGCCCCTGCCCCTGTacgcccacacctgcccctgtacgcccacacctgcccctgTACGACTACACCCGCCCTAG
- the LOC138357176 gene encoding uncharacterized protein gives MYDHTRPNTPTNAHVRLHPPMYAHTRSCTTTPALVRPHPPMYAQTRPCTPTPRSCTNTPDHVRPHAPMYVHTRLCTTTPAHVRPHPPMYVHTRPCTSTPAPVRPHPPLYDHTRPCTPTPAHVRPHPPMYDPIRPLYAHTRPCTTTSAPCTLTPAHVRPHPPPVRSHPPMYDHTRPCTTSSAPVRSYPPIYDHTRPCTTTPAHVRPHPPMYDHIRPLYAHIRPCTLTPAHVRPHPPMYVHLYLYIGTTSAVFQILGSSLVASYPKKKKTIFSKNVNRPSVNWCTGS, from the coding sequence ATGTACGACCACACCCGCCCTAATACGCCCACAAACGCCCATGTACGACTACACCCGCCCATGTACGCCCACACCCGCTCATGTACGACCACACCCGCCCTAGTACGCCCACACCCGCCCATGTACGCCCAAACCCGCCCATGTACGCCCACACCCCGCTCATGTACGAATACACCCGACCATGTACGACCACACGCGCCCATGTACGTCCACACCCGCCTATGTACGACCACACCCGCCCATGTACGCCCACACCCGCCCATGTACGTCCACACCCGCCCCTGTACGTCCACACCCGCCCCTGTACGACCACACCCGCCCCTGTACGACCACACCCGCCCATGTACGCCCACACCCGCCCATGTACGACCACATCCGCCCATGTACGACCCCATCCGCCCCCTGTACGCTCACACCCGTCCATGTACGACCACATCCGCCCCCTGTACGCTCACACCCGCCCATGTACGACCACATCCGCCCCCTGTACGCTCACACCCGCCCATGTACGACCACACCCGCCCATGTACGACCTCATCCGCCCCTGTACGCTCATACCCGCCCATTTACGACCACACCCGCCCATGTACGACCACACCCGCCCATGTACGACCACACCCGCCCATGTACGACCACATCCGCCCCCTGTACGCTCACATCCGCCCATGTACGCTCACACCCGCCCATGTACGACCACACCCGCCCATGTACGTCCACTTgtacttgtatattgggactacatcagccgtcttccaaattttaggCAGTTCCCTCGTTGCCAGTTacccaaagaaaaaaaaaacaatattttCCAAAAACGTCAATCggccgtcagtcaactggtgtacaggttcctga